In a single window of the Oscillospiraceae bacterium genome:
- the gatC gene encoding Asp-tRNA(Asn)/Glu-tRNA(Gln) amidotransferase subunit GatC yields MTLEQLKGLEQLNELAFSEEEKQAMVSIFSEMEESEKLLNTIDTENTDIMVHVMPMENVLREDVRKQDFDREDLLNCGAERSEDSWVVPKLVK; encoded by the coding sequence ATGACTTTAGAACAGCTCAAAGGCTTGGAGCAGCTCAACGAGCTTGCCTTTTCCGAAGAAGAAAAGCAGGCTATGGTTTCCATTTTTTCTGAAATGGAAGAGAGCGAAAAGCTTTTAAACACTATCGACACAGAAAATACAGATATTATGGTACACGTTATGCCTATGGAGAATGTTCTCAGAGAGGATGTTCGCAAGCAGGACTTTGACAGAGAAGATTTGCTCAACTGCGGCGCTGAACGCTCAGAGGACAGCTGGGTTGTACCTAAGCTTGTAAAGTGA